The following proteins come from a genomic window of Chryseobacterium glaciei:
- a CDS encoding N-acetyl sugar amidotransferase: MEINKNLQICTKTIMDTTDPNIVFNEKGESDYYTNYIEQILPNWHTDERGQKELEQVAEKIRKDGKNRDFDCIIGLSGGLDSSYAAHVAKEVMGLRPLIFHVDAGWNTDRAVGNIEKLVNGLNLDLYTEVINWEEMKDLQVAFLKAQVADQDMPQDIAFFSGLYKFAKKNKIKYVLTGGNYSTECCREPEEWGAYPGIDKTLILDIHKKFGKKELKTFPIVDIMSYKLYYKYVLGMEVYKPLNCLPYNKKDVEKMLFDKYGWESFQHKHHESRFTRFYEDYWMPRKFGYQKRKAHFSSLILTGQMTREEALDRVSRPELSEEFLLKEFEYVANKLDLTTDELQKLFEGENKTYHDYKNKRSLIGLGAQTMRKLGLEKRLFR; encoded by the coding sequence ATGGAAATAAATAAAAATCTTCAAATCTGCACTAAGACAATAATGGATACCACAGATCCTAATATTGTGTTCAATGAAAAAGGAGAAAGTGATTATTATACAAATTATATAGAGCAAATTTTACCAAATTGGCATACCGACGAAAGAGGGCAAAAGGAGCTGGAACAAGTAGCAGAAAAGATCAGAAAAGATGGTAAAAACAGAGATTTTGACTGTATCATAGGATTAAGCGGAGGGCTGGATAGCTCGTATGCAGCTCATGTAGCAAAAGAAGTAATGGGTCTGCGTCCTTTAATCTTCCATGTTGATGCAGGTTGGAATACAGATAGAGCAGTAGGAAATATTGAAAAACTAGTTAATGGACTTAATTTAGACCTTTATACTGAAGTTATTAATTGGGAAGAAATGAAAGATCTACAGGTTGCATTTCTAAAAGCACAGGTTGCAGATCAAGATATGCCACAGGATATTGCATTTTTTTCAGGTCTCTATAAATTTGCCAAAAAAAATAAAATAAAATATGTACTAACAGGTGGAAATTACTCTACAGAATGCTGTAGAGAACCTGAGGAGTGGGGAGCATATCCGGGGATAGATAAAACATTAATTTTAGATATTCATAAAAAATTTGGAAAAAAAGAGCTTAAAACTTTTCCAATAGTGGATATTATGAGCTATAAACTCTATTACAAATATGTTTTAGGTATGGAAGTTTATAAACCATTAAACTGTTTACCATATAATAAAAAAGATGTTGAAAAGATGCTATTTGATAAATACGGATGGGAAAGCTTTCAACATAAGCATCATGAATCAAGATTTACAAGATTCTATGAAGATTATTGGATGCCAAGAAAATTTGGATATCAAAAAAGAAAAGCACATTTTTCCAGCTTGATTTTAACAGGACAGATGACAAGAGAAGAGGCATTAGACCGAGTTTCAAGACCTGAGCTTTCTGAAGAGTTTCTACTAAAAGAATTTGAATATGTAGCAAATAAATTAGATCTTACTACAGATGAACTTCAAAAATTATTTGAAGGAGAAAACAAAACATATCACGATTATAAAAATAAAAGATCCCTTATTGGTCTTGGAGCACAGACAATGAGGAAACTTGGACTTGAAAAAAGATTATTCAGATGA
- the hisH gene encoding imidazole glycerol phosphate synthase subunit HisH, with protein sequence MITIIDYGVGNINAFVNVYKRVDIPVKIAKTKEDLEGAQKIILPGVGHFDHAMTQLNNSGMRDKLDQLVLDENVPVIGICVGMQMMANSSDEGKVEGLKWIDATVKKIDETKINQVTRLPHMGWNDVKPVKDIELFKGLENNSIFYFLHTYYFHCNNNEDIMAITDYGGEFASAAHHKNRYGIQFHPEKSHHYGEILLHNFAKL encoded by the coding sequence ATGATAACAATTATTGATTATGGAGTAGGAAATATCAATGCTTTTGTTAATGTTTATAAAAGAGTAGATATTCCCGTAAAAATTGCTAAGACAAAGGAAGATTTAGAGGGTGCACAAAAAATAATTCTTCCGGGTGTTGGTCATTTTGACCATGCGATGACTCAATTGAATAATTCGGGGATGAGAGATAAACTTGATCAATTAGTACTTGATGAAAATGTACCGGTCATCGGAATCTGTGTAGGAATGCAAATGATGGCAAACAGCAGTGATGAAGGAAAGGTTGAAGGGTTGAAGTGGATTGACGCTACTGTAAAAAAGATTGATGAAACAAAGATTAATCAGGTAACTAGGCTTCCACATATGGGATGGAACGATGTAAAGCCTGTAAAAGATATAGAATTATTTAAAGGATTAGAAAATAATTCTATTTTCTATTTTCTTCATACCTACTACTTTCATTGTAATAATAATGAAGATATTATGGCCATAACAGATTATGGTGGAGAGTTTGCATCTGCGGCACATCATAAAAATAGATATGGGATACAATTCCATCCTGAAAAAAGTCACCATTATGGTGAAATTTTGTTACATAATTTTGCAAAACTTTAA
- a CDS encoding AglZ/HisF2 family acetamidino modification protein, with translation MLRPRIIPSLLIQDSGLVKTVNFKNPKYVGDPINAVRIFNEKEVDELAIFDIDATAKGLEPNYSLIERIANQSRMPLCYGGGVKTVEQAQRIFGLGIEKIALSSAVLQNPQLITQIAERVGSQSVIVVLDVKKKLFGGYEVYTHNGKKATGINPVKFVEDAQKLGAGEIIINSIDQDGVMKGYDMALIEKIREKISLPLTVLGGAGSLDHVKQVIDKHGIIGVAAGSLFVFKGVYKAVLISYPTFEEKEILIQK, from the coding sequence ATGTTAAGGCCTAGAATTATACCAAGTCTTCTAATCCAGGATAGTGGACTTGTAAAGACTGTAAACTTTAAGAATCCAAAATACGTTGGAGATCCTATAAATGCCGTAAGAATATTTAATGAAAAAGAAGTAGATGAACTTGCAATTTTTGATATTGATGCCACGGCAAAAGGATTGGAGCCAAATTATAGCTTAATTGAAAGAATTGCCAATCAATCAAGAATGCCCCTTTGCTATGGAGGAGGTGTGAAAACCGTTGAACAAGCTCAAAGAATTTTTGGTCTTGGGATCGAAAAAATTGCACTTTCATCAGCAGTTCTTCAAAATCCACAATTAATTACACAAATTGCAGAAAGAGTAGGATCACAAAGTGTAATAGTGGTATTAGATGTAAAGAAAAAGCTTTTCGGAGGCTATGAGGTTTATACCCATAACGGAAAAAAGGCAACAGGAATTAATCCTGTTAAATTTGTTGAAGATGCACAAAAGTTGGGTGCTGGAGAAATTATTATAAACTCTATAGACCAGGATGGAGTGATGAAGGGGTATGATATGGCGTTAATAGAGAAAATTAGAGAGAAAATTTCCTTACCACTTACTGTTTTGGGAGGAGCCGGTTCTCTAGATCACGTTAAACAAGTAATAGATAAACACGGAATAATAGGAGTTGCTGCAGGAAGTTTATTCGTGTTTAAAGGGGTGTACAAAGCTGTTTTAATAAGTTACCCTACTTTTGAAGAAAAAGAAATATTAATACAAAAATAA
- a CDS encoding polysaccharide biosynthesis protein, whose product MQIKDKTLLITGGTGSFGTAVLRKFINTEHFKEIRIFSRDEKKQDDMRNQFKSDKLKFYIGDVRDYNSVEPAMRGVDYVFHAAALKQVPSCEFFPMQAVKTNVEGTQNVIDAAGRNKVKKVICLSTDKAAYPINAMGISKAMMEKVAVAASRNLEETVVCLTRYGNVMASRGSVIPLFIKQIKAGGEITITDPNMTRFLMSLEEAVDLVLFAFEHGNPGDLFVNKAPAGTIGDLAQALKEMFKADNPIKVIGTRHGEKLYETLCTREEMLKAEDMGDFYRIPADNRDLNYAQYFSEGIQDISKIEDYHSHNTQQQDVEGMKDLLLKLPLIRKEILGEDVMQYPD is encoded by the coding sequence ATGCAGATTAAAGATAAAACACTACTTATAACAGGAGGAACAGGTTCATTTGGAACAGCTGTTTTAAGAAAGTTTATAAATACAGAACATTTTAAAGAGATTCGTATTTTTTCTCGTGACGAGAAGAAGCAGGATGATATGAGAAATCAGTTTAAAAGTGATAAACTGAAATTTTATATTGGAGATGTAAGAGATTATAATAGTGTAGAACCAGCAATGAGAGGAGTAGATTATGTCTTTCATGCTGCTGCTTTAAAACAAGTTCCATCTTGTGAATTTTTCCCTATGCAGGCTGTGAAAACTAATGTTGAAGGCACACAAAATGTCATCGATGCAGCTGGAAGAAATAAGGTGAAAAAAGTAATATGCTTAAGTACAGATAAAGCTGCATATCCTATCAATGCAATGGGAATTTCCAAGGCAATGATGGAAAAAGTAGCTGTTGCCGCTTCAAGAAATCTGGAGGAAACAGTAGTTTGTCTTACCAGATATGGTAACGTAATGGCTTCCAGAGGTTCTGTGATCCCATTATTTATTAAACAGATTAAAGCTGGTGGCGAAATTACGATCACAGATCCTAATATGACTCGTTTTTTAATGTCATTAGAAGAAGCTGTAGATTTAGTATTATTTGCATTTGAACACGGAAATCCTGGTGATCTATTTGTTAATAAAGCTCCTGCAGGTACAATTGGAGACTTAGCTCAGGCATTGAAAGAAATGTTTAAAGCCGATAATCCGATAAAAGTTATTGGGACAAGACATGGTGAAAAACTATATGAGACGTTATGTACTCGTGAAGAGATGTTAAAGGCAGAAGATATGGGAGATTTTTATAGAATTCCTGCTGATAACAGAGATTTAAACTATGCTCAATATTTTTCTGAAGGTATACAAGATATTTCAAAAATTGAAGATTATCACTCTCATAATACACAGCAACAAGATGTGGAAGGGATGAAAGACTTATTATTAAAACTTCCATTAATAAGAAAGGAAATTTTAGGTGAAGATGTAATGCAATATCCCGACTAA
- a CDS encoding WxcM-like domain-containing protein, whose translation MEMPKIIEGGKYSDERGSLLFNNDFNLSEIRRMYCIENADVDFVRGWTGHQIEQRWFSALQGSFTIKLIKIDNWENPSNNSEILDFELSSENLDVLHVPKGFVSAIQSKEKGARLLVMADYFLGEINDDFRFPIDYFENLK comes from the coding sequence ATGGAAATGCCCAAAATTATTGAAGGAGGAAAATATTCTGATGAAAGGGGAAGTCTTCTTTTTAATAATGATTTCAATCTATCAGAAATTAGAAGAATGTACTGTATTGAAAATGCAGATGTAGATTTTGTTAGAGGTTGGACAGGGCACCAAATAGAGCAACGCTGGTTTTCGGCATTGCAAGGAAGTTTTACAATTAAACTTATAAAAATAGACAATTGGGAAAACCCATCAAACAATTCTGAAATCTTGGATTTTGAACTTTCTTCTGAAAATTTAGATGTCTTACATGTTCCTAAAGGATTCGTAAGTGCAATTCAGTCTAAAGAAAAGGGGGCAAGACTATTAGTTATGGCAGATTATTTTTTGGGAGAGATAAACGATGATTTTCGCTTTCCTATAGATTATTTTGAAAATTTAAAATAA
- a CDS encoding NAD-dependent epimerase/dehydratase family protein, with protein MKKIGITGQNGFVGSHLYNTLGLRPEDFERVDFERSFFDDSAKLDEFVKKCDVIVHLAAMNRHPDPEVIFNNNIKLVKKLVASLEKKNSKAHVLFSSSSQEEKDNLYGKSKKEGREIFADWAKKSGGKFTGMIIPNVFGPFGKPNYNSFVATFCHKLTHGETPVIDNDGEVKLIYVGELVQEIINQIETAETKDIYEVSYTSVNKVSEVLNKLENYKKLYFDNGEIPELNTKFDLNLFNTFRCYFEIKDHYPVKFTQHTDPRGAFVEVIRLGIGGQCSFSTTVPGITRGNHFHTRKIERFAVIKGKALIQLRKIDSDEVLDFYLDGNEPAYVDMPIWYTHNIKNIGEEELYTIFWINEPFNPEDSDTYFVEV; from the coding sequence ATGAAGAAAATTGGAATTACCGGACAAAACGGATTTGTCGGGTCACATTTATACAATACTTTAGGTTTAAGACCTGAAGATTTTGAAAGAGTAGATTTTGAGAGATCTTTTTTTGATGATTCAGCAAAATTGGATGAATTTGTAAAGAAATGTGATGTAATTGTACATCTTGCAGCAATGAACCGTCATCCAGATCCTGAAGTTATTTTCAATAATAATATTAAGCTGGTTAAAAAACTGGTTGCTTCTCTGGAGAAAAAAAATTCTAAAGCTCACGTTCTTTTTTCATCTTCTTCACAGGAAGAAAAAGATAATCTATACGGAAAATCTAAAAAAGAAGGGCGCGAAATTTTTGCAGACTGGGCAAAAAAATCTGGCGGAAAGTTCACAGGAATGATTATTCCAAATGTTTTCGGACCGTTCGGAAAGCCTAATTATAATTCATTCGTTGCTACATTTTGCCATAAACTTACACATGGAGAAACTCCGGTGATCGATAATGATGGTGAAGTGAAACTTATTTATGTAGGAGAGCTGGTTCAGGAAATTATTAATCAAATAGAAACTGCTGAAACAAAAGATATTTATGAAGTTTCTTATACTTCGGTGAATAAAGTTTCTGAAGTTCTCAATAAATTAGAAAACTATAAAAAATTGTATTTCGATAATGGTGAAATTCCAGAATTGAATACAAAATTTGATCTTAATCTTTTCAATACTTTTCGTTGTTATTTTGAGATTAAAGACCACTATCCTGTAAAATTTACACAACACACAGATCCTAGAGGAGCTTTTGTTGAAGTCATAAGATTGGGAATTGGAGGACAATGCTCTTTCTCGACAACGGTTCCCGGAATTACGAGAGGAAACCATTTTCATACAAGAAAAATAGAAAGATTTGCTGTAATTAAAGGAAAAGCTTTGATACAATTAAGAAAAATAGATTCAGACGAAGTATTAGACTTTTATTTGGATGGCAATGAGCCTGCGTATGTAGATATGCCAATTTGGTATACTCACAACATTAAAAATATCGGAGAGGAAGAATTGTACACAATTTTCTGGATTAATGAGCCTTTTAATCCCGAAGACTCGGATACTTATTTTGTAGAAGTATAA
- a CDS encoding O-antigen ligase family protein: MERINRLKSSIVNKKETYFLFITLFGYILAYIDPFELEVLPHFTNLLLRGGIFISSIYFIAKNFEIVKERKYVIIYFLLFYIFYIIKVIYSFQNFYFIPKTFQGFKESFYYFGLIVIPLPVLALLSLNYQKVDFKKFYRIVFYFFLIILGINLLFIGKPNGNRSGIFRSYYILTGHYGLSLVFISLFSYLFLNKNKKIYLLGIVLGCVPMFVSAARSPVLTFFLILLVFFILINKRKYWFYLSIGVILSIFSLFVIYINGLGDDIVFFKRINAAIFQQNGSGRSYYLNKGIDIFINNPWFGGRVLFEDGTYPHNLFVDVLMSTGVLGMILFIIYFKFVIQNFIKILKNIYKYKERGILAFFFFQYFILIQTSGNIYSSFEFWYFGAAIIGLGYINLTNEEIKSSNSCGNTTGNY; encoded by the coding sequence ATGGAAAGAATAAATCGTTTAAAATCCTCAATTGTTAATAAAAAGGAAACTTATTTCCTTTTTATTACTTTGTTTGGTTATATTCTTGCCTACATAGATCCTTTTGAATTAGAAGTATTGCCTCATTTTACTAACCTTTTATTAAGAGGAGGGATATTCATTTCTTCAATATATTTTATAGCTAAAAATTTTGAAATTGTAAAAGAAAGGAAATACGTCATTATATATTTTCTTTTATTCTATATATTTTATATAATCAAGGTAATTTATAGTTTTCAAAATTTTTACTTTATTCCAAAAACTTTTCAAGGGTTTAAAGAATCCTTTTACTACTTTGGTTTAATTGTAATTCCTTTACCTGTACTGGCACTTTTGAGCTTAAATTATCAAAAGGTTGATTTTAAAAAATTCTATAGAATAGTTTTCTATTTTTTCTTAATTATTTTAGGAATTAATTTGCTCTTTATAGGAAAGCCGAATGGTAACAGAAGTGGTATATTCAGGTCATATTATATTTTAACTGGGCATTATGGATTAAGTTTAGTGTTTATCAGCTTGTTTAGTTATTTATTTCTGAATAAAAATAAGAAAATATATTTATTAGGAATTGTATTGGGATGTGTACCTATGTTTGTATCTGCAGCAAGAAGTCCTGTTTTAACCTTTTTTCTAATTCTTTTGGTGTTTTTTATATTAATAAATAAAAGAAAGTATTGGTTTTATTTGTCTATTGGAGTAATTTTATCAATATTTTCACTTTTTGTGATTTATATAAATGGACTAGGAGATGATATTGTTTTTTTCAAAAGAATAAATGCTGCAATTTTTCAACAAAATGGTTCCGGAAGATCATATTATTTAAATAAAGGTATTGATATATTCATTAATAATCCTTGGTTCGGAGGGAGAGTACTTTTTGAAGATGGGACGTATCCTCACAATTTATTTGTGGATGTTCTTATGTCAACAGGGGTGTTAGGTATGATTCTATTTATTATTTATTTTAAATTTGTAATACAGAATTTTATAAAGATTTTAAAAAATATTTACAAGTATAAAGAAAGGGGGATTTTAGCTTTTTTTTTCTTTCAATATTTTATTTTAATTCAGACATCAGGAAATATATACTCATCATTTGAGTTTTGGTATTTTGGTGCTGCAATAATTGGTTTAGGATATATAAATTTAACAAATGAAGAAATTAAAAGTAGTAACAGTTGTGGGAACACGACCGGAAATTATTAG
- the wecB gene encoding non-hydrolyzing UDP-N-acetylglucosamine 2-epimerase yields MKKLKVVTVVGTRPEIIRLSRVLSALDASEAVEHIIVHTGQNYDYELNQIFFEDLGLRKPDYFLEAAGKTATETVGNILIKIDPLLEELKPDAFLVLGDTNSCLCAIPAKKRQIPIFHMEAGNRCFDQRVPEETNRKIVDHTSDVNLTYSDIAREYLLREGLPADRIIKTGSPMFEVLNHYLSQIESSDVLSRLNLEEGKYFVVSSHREENINSEKNFNGLMESLNAIAEKFGYPIIVSTHPRTRNMIDKKQIEMRPEIQFLKPLGFHDYNALQMRSYAVLSDSGTISEESSVLNFRALNIRDAHERPEAMEEASVMMVGMSPERILQGLVQLQQQKVGKERNYRSVADYSMPNVSEKVVRIILSYTDYINRVVWSKI; encoded by the coding sequence ATGAAGAAATTAAAAGTAGTAACAGTTGTGGGAACACGACCGGAAATTATTAGATTATCAAGGGTATTATCAGCTTTAGATGCCTCTGAAGCTGTTGAACATATTATCGTCCATACGGGACAAAACTATGATTACGAACTTAATCAGATCTTTTTTGAGGATTTAGGTTTACGTAAACCTGATTACTTTTTGGAAGCTGCAGGAAAAACGGCAACAGAAACGGTAGGAAATATTTTAATTAAAATAGATCCGCTTCTTGAAGAGCTGAAACCTGATGCTTTTTTGGTTTTAGGTGATACAAATTCTTGTCTTTGTGCAATTCCAGCTAAGAAAAGGCAAATTCCTATTTTCCATATGGAAGCAGGAAACAGATGTTTTGATCAAAGAGTTCCTGAAGAAACAAACCGTAAAATTGTAGATCATACCTCAGATGTTAATTTAACATATTCTGATATTGCCCGTGAATATCTATTGCGAGAAGGGCTTCCTGCAGACAGAATTATTAAAACAGGATCTCCTATGTTTGAGGTTTTAAATCATTATTTATCTCAAATTGAGAGTTCTGATGTTTTAAGCAGATTGAACTTGGAAGAAGGAAAATATTTTGTAGTTTCTTCACATAGAGAAGAAAATATTAATTCTGAAAAGAATTTTAATGGTTTAATGGAAAGCCTTAATGCTATTGCTGAAAAATTTGGATATCCTATTATTGTTTCTACTCACCCTAGAACAAGAAATATGATTGATAAGAAACAGATAGAAATGAGACCGGAAATTCAGTTTTTAAAACCACTTGGTTTCCATGATTATAACGCTCTTCAGATGAGAAGTTATGCTGTTTTATCTGATTCGGGAACAATTTCTGAAGAATCATCTGTTTTAAATTTCAGAGCGCTTAATATCAGAGATGCTCATGAAAGACCGGAAGCAATGGAAGAAGCATCTGTAATGATGGTAGGAATGTCACCGGAAAGAATTTTACAGGGATTGGTACAACTTCAACAACAAAAAGTAGGTAAAGAAAGAAATTACAGATCTGTAGCAGATTATTCGATGCCTAATGTTTCTGAAAAAGTAGTAAGAATCATTTTAAGTTATACAGATTATATTAATAGAGTAGTTTGGAGTAAGATATAA
- a CDS encoding glycosyltransferase family 4 protein: protein MNVLFLTLVKIETLQQRSIYHDLMREFSNHGHNLYIVSPTERREKQKSTIKTEGSAKFLNVRTLNIQKTNFIEKGLSTISIEKLFLRAIKKKFSDVKFDLILYSTPPITFTNLIKYFRERDNAKTYLLLKDIFPQNAVDMKFISKKGMIYRYFRNKEKDLYNISDKIGCMSKANADYVLNHNPYIPNNKVEINPNSIEIQPFNDVSNEDEEKIKAKYKIPDNRKIFIYGGSLGKPQGIEFLLQTLEAKKNDERLFFIIVGSGTEYNKIENWVNINNPQNTILLSALPKSDYDLLIRVCNVGLIFLHKDFTIPNYPSRLLSYLEFKMPIIAATDNNTDIGTDIMNNGCGISVYSDDINQMTEAINSLIEMAPEKFEEMRQKSWDFLVNDFKVEDSYQKIINIK from the coding sequence ATGAATGTATTATTCCTTACCTTAGTTAAAATTGAAACACTGCAACAACGCAGTATCTATCATGATTTGATGCGTGAGTTTTCTAACCACGGACATAATCTTTATATCGTTTCTCCTACAGAAAGACGCGAAAAACAAAAAAGTACAATAAAAACAGAAGGCAGTGCAAAGTTTTTAAATGTAAGAACACTTAATATTCAGAAAACGAATTTTATAGAAAAAGGATTATCCACAATATCCATAGAAAAACTGTTTCTAAGAGCTATTAAAAAGAAATTTTCTGATGTGAAATTTGATTTAATACTTTATTCTACGCCTCCTATTACTTTTACCAACCTTATCAAATATTTTAGGGAGAGAGATAATGCTAAAACGTATTTACTACTGAAGGATATTTTTCCTCAAAATGCTGTAGATATGAAGTTTATTTCTAAAAAAGGAATGATATATCGCTATTTTAGAAATAAAGAAAAAGATTTATATAATATTTCCGACAAGATAGGATGTATGTCTAAAGCAAATGCTGATTATGTTTTAAATCATAATCCGTACATTCCAAATAATAAAGTTGAAATTAATCCCAATTCAATTGAAATACAGCCATTCAATGACGTTTCAAATGAAGATGAAGAAAAAATTAAAGCTAAATATAAAATTCCTGACAATAGAAAAATATTCATTTACGGAGGAAGTCTTGGAAAACCTCAGGGAATTGAGTTTCTTTTACAAACTTTGGAAGCAAAGAAAAACGATGAAAGGTTGTTTTTTATCATAGTAGGTTCAGGAACTGAATATAATAAAATAGAAAACTGGGTTAATATTAATAATCCTCAAAATACTATTCTGCTATCAGCTTTGCCGAAGAGTGATTATGATTTACTGATAAGAGTTTGTAATGTAGGACTTATATTCTTACATAAAGATTTTACGATTCCGAATTATCCATCCAGATTACTTTCATATCTTGAATTTAAGATGCCTATAATTGCAGCTACAGATAATAATACTGATATAGGTACGGATATTATGAATAATGGTTGCGGAATTTCCGTTTATTCTGATGATATAAATCAAATGACAGAAGCTATTAATTCATTGATAGAAATGGCTCCTGAAAAGTTTGAAGAGATGAGACAGAAAAGTTGGGATTTCCTGGTAAATGATTTTAAAGTGGAAGATTCTTACCAAAAGATTATTAATATAAAATAG
- a CDS encoding sugar transferase, whose product MYQTIFKPILDVIFAAVGLIILSPIFLVVTICLFFANDGKPFFFQKRPGKNGKIFEIIKFKTMNDKKGIDGNLLSDAERLTSVGSFVRKTSLDEIPQLINVLKGDMSFIGPRPLLVQYLPIYNAFQGRRHEVKPGITGWAQVNGRNAISWKKKFEFDVWYVDNLSFLLDVKIFFLTIKKVFIREGIAQEGQATMEMFTKEGNE is encoded by the coding sequence ATGTATCAAACTATTTTTAAACCGATTTTGGATGTTATTTTCGCTGCAGTAGGATTAATTATCTTAAGCCCGATTTTTTTAGTCGTTACAATCTGCCTGTTTTTTGCGAACGATGGTAAACCTTTTTTCTTTCAGAAAAGACCCGGAAAAAACGGAAAAATCTTTGAAATAATAAAATTCAAGACAATGAACGATAAAAAAGGGATTGATGGTAATCTTTTATCAGATGCTGAAAGACTTACATCTGTTGGTTCATTCGTTAGAAAAACATCTTTGGATGAAATTCCACAGCTTATTAATGTTCTAAAAGGAGATATGTCATTTATAGGACCAAGACCTCTTTTGGTTCAGTATTTGCCAATATATAATGCTTTTCAAGGAAGAAGACATGAAGTGAAACCTGGAATAACCGGTTGGGCGCAGGTAAATGGAAGAAATGCCATTTCATGGAAAAAAAAGTTTGAATTTGATGTTTGGTATGTGGATAACCTCTCTTTTTTATTAGATGTGAAAATCTTTTTCCTTACAATAAAAAAAGTTTTTATAAGAGAAGGTATAGCACAGGAGGGGCAAGCAACAATGGAAATGTTTACAAAAGAAGGAAATGAATAA
- a CDS encoding ATP-grasp domain-containing protein: protein MNNILITSAGQRVSLVRAFQKEIRKVDKTGKVFTVDLNPILAPACHVSDGSKEICRVTDADYISKLLEICKNWEIKIIIPTIDTELIVLAENRELLLQNGIIPIISSEDFITKCRDKRIINEFFQENNIDIPQEVDKENVTFPMFIKPYDGSLSKDTFLIREASELTEYHFQNPKLMFMEYIDHDVYDEYTVDTYYDKNGELKCIVPRKRIFIRAGEVNKGVTSKNEIINYVKDNLSKIEGAVGCLTMQFFFHPIEKRIIAIEINSRFGGGYPLSYLAGANYPEWIIKEYIFNEEIPYFEDWEDNLLMLRYDDEVLVHNYEE from the coding sequence ATGAATAATATACTTATAACATCTGCAGGACAAAGAGTTTCTTTAGTTCGTGCTTTTCAGAAAGAAATTAGAAAAGTAGATAAAACTGGAAAAGTTTTTACAGTAGATTTAAATCCAATACTGGCGCCTGCTTGTCATGTTTCAGATGGATCTAAAGAAATTTGCAGAGTTACAGATGCAGATTATATTTCCAAACTATTAGAAATTTGTAAAAATTGGGAAATAAAGATTATTATTCCAACAATTGATACCGAACTTATTGTTTTAGCTGAAAACAGAGAACTTCTTTTACAAAATGGGATCATTCCGATTATCTCTTCGGAAGATTTTATTACAAAATGCAGAGATAAGCGAATTATCAATGAGTTTTTTCAAGAAAACAACATAGATATTCCTCAGGAAGTTGATAAAGAAAATGTTACTTTTCCTATGTTCATTAAACCTTATGACGGTTCATTAAGCAAAGATACATTCCTGATAAGAGAGGCTTCAGAATTAACGGAATATCATTTTCAGAACCCTAAACTTATGTTTATGGAGTATATTGATCATGATGTTTATGATGAATACACGGTAGATACTTACTATGATAAAAATGGTGAGTTAAAATGTATAGTTCCTCGTAAACGTATATTTATAAGAGCCGGTGAAGTTAATAAAGGAGTAACTTCCAAAAACGAAATAATAAATTATGTTAAAGATAATTTATCTAAAATTGAAGGAGCTGTAGGATGTCTTACAATGCAGTTTTTCTTTCATCCAATAGAAAAAAGAATTATTGCAATTGAGATAAATTCACGATTCGGAGGAGGATATCCGCTAAGCTATCTGGCTGGAGCAAACTATCCCGAGTGGATCATAAAAGAATATATATTTAATGAAGAAATTCCTTATTTTGAAGATTGGGAAGATAATTTATTAATGTTAAGATATGACGATGAAGTTTTAGTTCATAATTATGAAGAATAA